One Bacillus sp. 1780r2a1 DNA segment encodes these proteins:
- the galU gene encoding UTP--glucose-1-phosphate uridylyltransferase GalU, whose protein sequence is MQKVRKAIIPAAGLGTRFLPATKAMPKEMLPIVDKPTIQYIVEEAIESGIEDIIIVTGKGKRAIEDHFDYAPELENNLVEKEKFDILEKVRQSSNVEIHYIRQKEPKGLGHAVWCARKFIGDEPFAVLLGDDIVQAETPALRQLMNEYDTTLSSVIGVQTVNDDQTHRYGIVDPISNKGRRYQVNTFVEKPAPGTAPSNLAIMGRYVFTPEIFRFLEEQEIGAGGEIQLTDAIQKLNEIQRVFAYDFEGRRYDVGEKLGFIETTLEFALQHDDLRNNLLNFMEELLKREKVDA, encoded by the coding sequence ATGCAAAAAGTTAGAAAAGCAATTATTCCAGCAGCAGGGCTAGGAACAAGATTCTTGCCAGCTACAAAAGCAATGCCAAAAGAAATGTTACCCATTGTAGATAAGCCAACAATTCAATACATTGTAGAAGAAGCAATTGAGTCGGGGATTGAAGACATTATCATCGTAACGGGTAAAGGTAAACGCGCAATTGAAGATCATTTTGACTATGCACCAGAGTTAGAAAATAATTTAGTAGAAAAAGAGAAGTTCGACATTCTAGAAAAAGTGCGTCAGTCTTCAAATGTAGAGATTCATTATATTCGCCAAAAAGAACCAAAAGGATTAGGACACGCTGTATGGTGTGCACGTAAATTTATCGGTGATGAGCCATTTGCTGTGCTTTTAGGTGACGACATCGTGCAGGCTGAAACACCTGCTCTACGCCAATTAATGAATGAATATGATACAACGCTATCATCAGTTATTGGCGTACAGACAGTTAATGATGACCAAACACACCGCTACGGAATTGTGGATCCGATTTCTAACAAGGGACGTCGCTATCAAGTAAATACATTTGTTGAAAAGCCTGCTCCTGGAACGGCACCTTCTAACTTAGCTATTATGGGGCGCTATGTTTTCACACCAGAGATTTTCCGTTTCTTAGAAGAACAAGAAATTGGTGCTGGTGGAGAAATTCAGCTAACAGATGCGATTCAGAAGCTAAACGAAATTCAGCGCGTATTTGCCTATGATTTTGAAGGGCGCCGCTATGATGTAGGTGAAAAGTTAGGGTTTATTGAAACGACATTAGAATTCGCTTTGCAGCATGATGACTTGAGAAACAATCTTCTGAACTTTATGGAGGAATTGTTAAAAAGAGAAAAAGTAGACGCTTAA
- a CDS encoding tyrosine protein phosphatase, with protein MIDLHCHILPGIDDGSVHEEMSVEMAKRAVSQGIKKIVATPHHQNGRYFNTKQTIEQAVNTLNKRLQVENIPLTILPGQEIRIYGEILQDYHKGEILTLNNTGKYIFVEFPSSQVPRYAERLLYDIQSEGLIPIIVHPERNSRLIEEPELLYEFVKKGALAQLTASSITGQFGKKIKNFSNQLLEANLIHFIASDSHDLKHRNFNMEQAVSLVQKEYGLDTVYMFLDNAEHVINGQACFKEPPEHVRRKKFLGLF; from the coding sequence ATGATTGATTTACATTGTCACATTTTACCTGGAATTGACGATGGATCTGTTCACGAAGAGATGAGTGTAGAAATGGCTAAAAGAGCTGTATCCCAGGGTATTAAAAAAATTGTCGCTACACCTCACCATCAAAATGGCCGTTACTTTAATACAAAGCAGACAATCGAACAAGCGGTCAATACGTTAAACAAACGGTTGCAGGTTGAAAATATACCTTTGACTATTTTACCAGGCCAAGAGATTCGTATATATGGTGAGATTTTACAAGATTATCATAAAGGTGAAATCCTTACGTTAAATAATACAGGCAAGTACATATTTGTTGAGTTTCCATCCAGTCAAGTCCCCCGCTATGCAGAGAGATTATTATATGATATACAATCCGAAGGTTTAATACCGATTATTGTACATCCAGAACGGAACAGCAGGTTGATAGAAGAACCTGAATTGCTGTATGAGTTTGTGAAGAAAGGCGCATTAGCCCAGCTTACAGCTTCCAGTATAACTGGTCAGTTCGGAAAGAAAATTAAAAATTTTTCGAATCAATTATTAGAAGCCAATCTAATTCATTTTATTGCGTCAGACTCACATGATTTGAAGCATCGAAATTTTAATATGGAGCAAGCGGTGAGCCTTGTCCAAAAAGAGTACGGACTTGATACGGTTTATATGTTCTTAGATAATGCCGAGCATGTTATTAATGGACAAGCATGTTTTAAAGAGCCGCCTGAGCATGTTAGAAGAAAAAAGTTTTTAGGACTATTTTAA
- a CDS encoding sugar phosphate nucleotidyltransferase codes for MKLVLLSGGSGKRLWPLSNDTRSKQFLKVLESKEGQNESMVQRVWSQIEAVGLGKSTVIATSKMQRDMIHSQVGTDIPLIIEPERRDTFPAIALAAAYLHSEEKVSEDEVVVVLPVDPYVNDAFFERVKELEAVLQSSDADLALMGVKPTYPSSKYGYIVPHGQVNADEHFTVERFTEKPSEEAAEELINLHALWNCGVFAFKLDYLLEILKEKELSLEFNDLEKSYQDLPKISFDYEVVENAKHIVALPYEGYWKDLGTWNTLTEEMATVQIGKGILTEDSTNTHLVNELDIPVTVVGVKDVIVAASPDGILVSDKASSPKIKELIADYNNPPMYEERTWGWSRVLDYAKYDENHEMVTKRICILEGKNSSYHYHSLRDEVWTIVRGEGELVLDDSITRVKAGDIIHLPAGKKHGIRAINELEFIEVQTGSGISDKDFVRLLFKWDDVVKQFQDSRPKVIS; via the coding sequence ATGAAACTAGTACTACTTTCCGGAGGATCTGGAAAACGATTATGGCCTTTATCAAATGATACGCGTTCAAAGCAATTTCTTAAGGTATTAGAAAGTAAAGAAGGACAAAATGAATCAATGGTCCAGCGTGTTTGGAGCCAAATTGAAGCAGTTGGCTTAGGAAAATCAACGGTTATTGCCACGTCTAAGATGCAGCGTGATATGATTCACAGTCAAGTCGGTACAGACATTCCGCTCATCATCGAACCTGAACGTCGCGATACGTTTCCCGCAATTGCTTTAGCTGCAGCTTATCTTCATTCAGAAGAAAAGGTTTCAGAAGATGAAGTGGTAGTTGTACTTCCGGTTGATCCGTACGTTAACGATGCGTTTTTTGAAAGAGTAAAGGAGCTAGAAGCAGTGTTACAAAGCTCTGATGCAGATCTTGCGTTGATGGGGGTAAAGCCAACGTACCCATCATCTAAATATGGATATATTGTTCCGCATGGTCAAGTGAATGCTGATGAGCATTTTACAGTGGAACGCTTTACAGAAAAGCCGAGTGAAGAAGCGGCAGAAGAGTTAATAAACCTTCATGCGCTTTGGAACTGCGGCGTTTTTGCGTTTAAATTAGACTATTTACTAGAGATTTTAAAAGAAAAAGAGCTCTCATTAGAATTTAATGATTTAGAAAAAAGTTATCAAGATCTTCCTAAGATTAGCTTTGACTATGAAGTAGTGGAGAATGCTAAGCATATTGTTGCTCTTCCGTATGAAGGCTATTGGAAAGACCTTGGGACGTGGAATACGCTAACAGAAGAAATGGCGACTGTTCAGATTGGAAAAGGTATTCTGACAGAAGATTCGACGAATACGCACTTAGTCAATGAGCTTGACATTCCAGTGACGGTAGTGGGAGTAAAAGATGTTATTGTGGCGGCTAGTCCAGATGGAATTCTTGTGTCAGATAAAGCGTCTAGTCCAAAGATTAAAGAGCTCATCGCTGATTACAATAACCCTCCAATGTATGAAGAGCGTACGTGGGGCTGGTCACGCGTATTGGATTATGCAAAGTACGATGAAAACCATGAGATGGTGACAAAGCGTATTTGTATCTTAGAAGGGAAAAACTCAAGCTATCACTACCATAGTTTACGTGATGAAGTGTGGACAATTGTTCGTGGTGAAGGAGAGCTTGTGTTAGATGATTCTATTACGCGCGTTAAAGCAGGGGATATTATTCACTTACCGGCAGGAAAGAAACACGGAATCCGTGCAATTAACGAGCTTGAATTTATCGAGGTCCAAACAGGAAGTGGCATTTCAGATAAAGATTTCGTTCGTTTACTATTTAAATGGGATGATGTGGTAAAGCAATTTCAAGACTCACGTCCGAAAGTCATTTCATAA
- the manA gene encoding mannose-6-phosphate isomerase, class I, which yields MMKQPIFLKPIFQERIWGGTQLSNTYGYEIPSNQTGECWAISAHPNGQSMVRYGDLEGKMLGELWLERPDLFGYFESDRFPLLTKILDANNDLSVQVHPNDEYAKEYEFGELGKTECWYIIDCDEGADMIFGHSAKSKEEFVHMIQEGQWDELLQRVKIKPGDFFYVPSGTIHALCKGTLVLETQQSSDTTYRVYDYERPGQDGQLRELHIDKAIEVTTIPHTATKLEAAFTKVNGATITTFVEEDYFTVYKWDIDTAAELFQDGPFTLGSVVDGKGTLITSEGQFPLQKGDHFILPNKVETFKIEGQLSIIASHPNQKGGVQHRLAGTAREMANV from the coding sequence ATAATGAAACAGCCAATCTTTTTAAAACCTATTTTCCAAGAGAGAATCTGGGGAGGAACTCAGCTAAGTAATACGTACGGTTATGAGATTCCATCAAACCAAACCGGTGAGTGCTGGGCTATTTCTGCTCATCCCAATGGTCAAAGCATGGTGCGCTACGGAGACCTTGAAGGTAAAATGCTAGGCGAGCTATGGTTAGAACGTCCTGATTTGTTTGGATACTTTGAAAGCGATCGATTTCCTCTTTTAACGAAAATCCTAGACGCGAACAATGACTTATCTGTACAGGTTCACCCAAACGATGAGTATGCGAAAGAGTATGAATTTGGAGAGCTTGGAAAAACGGAATGTTGGTACATCATTGATTGTGATGAGGGTGCGGACATGATTTTCGGACATTCGGCAAAGTCAAAAGAAGAATTTGTTCATATGATTCAAGAAGGTCAGTGGGATGAGTTATTGCAGCGGGTTAAAATCAAGCCTGGTGACTTTTTCTATGTCCCAAGCGGAACGATCCATGCGTTATGTAAAGGAACTCTCGTTCTAGAAACGCAGCAAAGCTCGGATACAACGTACCGCGTCTATGACTACGAACGCCCAGGACAAGATGGACAGCTGCGTGAGCTTCATATTGACAAAGCGATTGAAGTAACAACAATTCCTCATACGGCTACAAAGTTAGAGGCAGCATTCACGAAAGTTAACGGAGCAACCATTACGACCTTTGTAGAAGAAGACTACTTTACCGTCTATAAATGGGATATTGACACAGCTGCTGAGCTATTTCAAGATGGACCGTTTACGCTTGGAAGTGTAGTCGACGGGAAAGGAACGCTGATTACAAGTGAAGGTCAGTTTCCATTGCAAAAAGGCGATCATTTTATTCTCCCAAATAAAGTCGAAACATTTAAAATAGAGGGTCAATTATCAATCATCGCATCTCACCCAAATCAAAAAGGAGGCGTACAACATCGTTTGGCAGGAACAGCTAGAGAAATGGCTAACGTTTGA
- a CDS encoding UDP-glucose/GDP-mannose dehydrogenase family protein — protein MKISVAGTGYVGLVTGVCLAEHKHSVTCVDIDENKIAVMKAGISPIYEPGLEELMVRNMERLFFTSNYKEAYRDADVIFIGVGTPEKADGSANLKYVYEVAEQIAASVENDCVVVVKSTVPIGTNDKIESLIQSKLKHNVKVSVASNPEFLSQGTAVKDTLHTSRIVLGVEDEQAGEVLKEVYASFKAPIVVTNRKSAEMIKYASNDFLALKISFINEIANLCEIIGANVEDVAHGMGFDSRIGNKFLNAGIGYGGSCFPKDTKALHWLANFHDYELRTVKAAIDVNENQKLKLIKKSRKYFDSLQGLNVAVLGLTFKPGTDDLREAPTLVNIPLMIEDGANVKAWDPVGVENFKKLYTDGITYCNSIEATLKDADVCFIFTEWDEVKNFELEKYSQLMKTPIVLDGRNCYNLEEVKKQNLVYDSIGRETIHNLNKVFV, from the coding sequence TTGAAAATCTCAGTAGCAGGAACAGGCTACGTTGGCCTCGTAACAGGCGTCTGCCTTGCAGAGCATAAACACTCTGTTACATGTGTAGACATTGACGAAAATAAAATAGCAGTTATGAAAGCAGGAATCTCTCCAATTTATGAGCCAGGGCTTGAAGAGCTAATGGTTCGTAACATGGAGAGATTATTTTTTACCTCAAATTACAAAGAAGCGTATCGAGATGCAGACGTTATCTTTATTGGAGTGGGAACTCCTGAAAAAGCAGATGGATCTGCGAATTTAAAGTACGTGTATGAAGTAGCAGAACAAATTGCTGCTAGTGTTGAAAATGATTGTGTTGTTGTCGTGAAGTCCACAGTACCAATTGGAACGAATGATAAGATTGAAAGTTTGATTCAATCAAAGCTTAAACATAACGTGAAAGTCTCAGTTGCTTCTAACCCTGAGTTTTTATCGCAAGGAACAGCTGTTAAAGATACGTTACATACATCACGAATTGTACTCGGCGTAGAAGACGAGCAGGCGGGTGAAGTATTAAAAGAAGTATATGCAAGCTTCAAGGCTCCTATCGTGGTGACAAACCGCAAAAGCGCCGAAATGATTAAGTACGCATCAAATGATTTCCTTGCGCTGAAAATTTCCTTCATTAATGAGATTGCAAACCTTTGCGAAATCATCGGAGCAAATGTAGAAGACGTAGCACACGGGATGGGCTTTGATAGTCGTATCGGTAATAAGTTTTTAAATGCAGGTATCGGCTACGGGGGCTCTTGTTTCCCAAAAGATACAAAAGCGCTGCACTGGCTGGCAAATTTCCATGACTATGAGCTTCGCACTGTAAAAGCTGCGATTGATGTGAATGAAAATCAAAAGCTCAAGCTAATTAAAAAATCTCGTAAGTATTTCGATAGCTTACAAGGGTTAAACGTTGCGGTTCTTGGTCTTACGTTTAAGCCGGGAACGGATGATTTACGTGAAGCGCCAACGCTTGTCAATATTCCGCTTATGATTGAAGATGGCGCGAACGTAAAAGCGTGGGATCCAGTTGGCGTTGAGAACTTCAAAAAGCTTTATACAGATGGTATTACGTATTGTAATTCTATTGAAGCTACACTGAAGGATGCGGACGTTTGCTTTATCTTTACAGAATGGGATGAAGTGAAAAATTTTGAATTAGAAAAATACAGCCAGCTTATGAAAACACCAATTGTTCTAGATGGGCGTAATTGTTATAACCTAGAAGAAGTTAAGAAACAGAACCTAGTGTATGATTCAATTGGTCGTGAAACAATCCATAATCTAAACAAGGTATTTGTATAA
- the wecB gene encoding UDP-N-acetylglucosamine 2-epimerase (non-hydrolyzing) translates to MERRIKVMTIFGTRPEAIKMAPLVLELNKRSEEFESIVTVTAQHREMLDQVLHVFDIKPDYDLNIMKDRQTLMDVTTRGLQGLNDVMGKVQPDIVLVHGDTTTTFIAGLAAFYNQIKVGHVEAGLRTWNKYSPYPEEMNRQLTGVLADLHFAPTSKSSANLLEENKQESSIVVTGNTAIDALKTTVLEEYSHPVLDGIGDDRLILLTAHRRENLGEPMRNMFRAIKRIVEEHDDVQVVYPVHLNPVVRELADEVLGDDSRIHLIEPLEVVDFHNFASRAHIILTDSGGVQEEAPSLGVPVLVLRDTTERPEGIEAGTLKLAGVEEETIYRLAKELLTNKEEYERMSKASNPYGDGFASQRIADAIIQYFKSESK, encoded by the coding sequence ATGGAAAGACGCATTAAAGTAATGACGATTTTTGGAACGAGACCAGAAGCGATTAAAATGGCTCCGCTAGTACTTGAGCTAAATAAACGCTCAGAAGAGTTTGAATCAATTGTGACAGTAACAGCCCAGCATCGTGAAATGTTAGACCAAGTACTGCACGTATTTGATATTAAGCCAGACTACGACTTAAACATTATGAAAGATCGTCAAACGCTAATGGATGTAACAACGCGAGGCTTGCAAGGACTAAACGACGTTATGGGGAAAGTACAGCCCGATATCGTATTGGTTCATGGTGATACAACAACAACATTTATTGCTGGATTAGCAGCATTCTACAATCAAATTAAAGTTGGTCACGTAGAAGCAGGCTTACGTACATGGAATAAGTATTCTCCGTACCCAGAAGAGATGAACCGTCAATTAACAGGCGTATTAGCTGACTTGCATTTTGCTCCAACTTCAAAGTCATCAGCAAACCTATTAGAAGAAAACAAACAGGAAAGCAGCATTGTCGTGACAGGTAATACGGCAATCGACGCGTTAAAAACAACTGTTTTAGAAGAATATTCTCATCCTGTGTTAGATGGAATCGGTGACGATCGTTTAATTTTATTAACAGCGCATCGTCGCGAAAATTTAGGAGAGCCGATGCGCAACATGTTCCGAGCAATTAAACGGATTGTAGAAGAACATGACGATGTACAGGTAGTATACCCGGTTCACTTAAATCCAGTTGTTCGTGAACTAGCAGATGAAGTACTAGGTGATGACTCACGCATTCACTTAATCGAGCCGTTAGAGGTAGTAGATTTCCATAACTTTGCATCACGTGCACACATCATCTTAACGGATTCTGGCGGTGTACAAGAAGAAGCGCCATCTTTAGGAGTGCCGGTTCTTGTATTACGCGATACAACTGAGCGTCCGGAAGGAATTGAAGCAGGCACATTAAAGCTTGCGGGTGTTGAAGAAGAAACAATTTACCGCCTTGCGAAAGAATTATTAACGAATAAAGAAGAGTATGAGCGCATGTCCAAAGCATCAAATCCGTATGGAGATGGCTTTGCATCACAACGTATTGCAGATGCAATTATTCAATATTTCAAAAGTGAAAGTAAATAA
- a CDS encoding glycosyltransferase: MKKNVCMFVWNHFTNDARVLRECTALSEEGYAVDLICIHDPKLKGLKQFEEVNENFHVHRVQRYPSSLVILKSFYRFIMRNKLVLPFVFLAWAALAYLAPFIVVPLTIFALALLKTKLQVVWVRGSIILRMILKGFSKKYDVYHSNDLNTLPQGYICSKLRFKRKKLVYDSHEVQTSRTGYDSGFYPKMEAFFIKRIDTMIVENHTRAKYNEDLYGFYPHVVYNYPFQPKKDVKKKADMHTLLNLQRDEKILLYQGGIQTGRGLENLVKAAPLFKEGVLVFVGDGRIKPTLEKMVEEMNLQHKVKFISKVPLDELPHYTRNAYLGFQVLNNVCFNHYSASSNKLFEYIMSDVPVVACDFPEIKKVVETEHVGLCVDSHNYVEIAEAVNKLLENPALRDQMSRNCRTAKFKYNWENEQVNFLKVYQTRALER; the protein is encoded by the coding sequence ATGAAAAAAAATGTATGCATGTTTGTATGGAATCATTTTACGAATGATGCGCGTGTACTAAGAGAATGTACAGCACTATCCGAAGAAGGATATGCAGTGGACTTAATTTGCATTCATGATCCTAAGCTCAAAGGCTTAAAGCAGTTTGAAGAAGTGAATGAGAACTTTCACGTCCATCGCGTACAGCGTTACCCATCGTCTCTAGTGATATTAAAATCTTTTTATCGTTTTATAATGAGAAATAAATTGGTTCTTCCATTTGTTTTTCTAGCATGGGCAGCTCTCGCTTACCTAGCACCTTTTATTGTGGTACCTTTAACTATTTTTGCACTGGCACTTTTAAAAACAAAACTTCAAGTGGTATGGGTTAGAGGCAGCATCATTTTGCGGATGATTTTAAAAGGATTTAGTAAGAAGTATGATGTCTATCATTCCAATGATTTAAATACGTTACCTCAAGGTTATATTTGTTCAAAGCTACGATTTAAGCGAAAGAAACTAGTGTATGATTCTCATGAAGTCCAGACGAGTCGTACTGGCTATGACAGTGGGTTCTATCCAAAGATGGAAGCCTTTTTCATTAAGAGAATTGATACGATGATCGTCGAAAATCATACCAGAGCTAAATATAATGAAGATTTATATGGGTTCTACCCACACGTTGTATATAACTATCCGTTTCAACCTAAGAAAGATGTAAAAAAGAAAGCAGATATGCACACGCTATTAAACTTGCAACGAGATGAAAAAATCCTGCTTTACCAAGGCGGCATCCAAACTGGAAGAGGTCTTGAAAATTTAGTAAAAGCAGCTCCTTTATTTAAAGAAGGGGTTCTTGTGTTTGTTGGGGATGGAAGAATTAAGCCAACGCTTGAAAAAATGGTTGAAGAAATGAATCTTCAACATAAGGTTAAATTCATTTCAAAAGTACCATTAGATGAGCTTCCACACTATACAAGAAATGCTTATCTAGGTTTTCAAGTATTAAATAATGTTTGTTTTAACCACTATTCGGCTTCTTCTAACAAGCTATTCGAATACATTATGAGCGATGTACCAGTTGTAGCTTGTGACTTTCCAGAGATTAAGAAAGTGGTAGAAACAGAGCATGTAGGTTTGTGTGTAGATTCACATAATTATGTTGAAATTGCTGAAGCGGTTAACAAGTTACTTGAAAATCCAGCTTTACGAGATCAAATGAGCAGGAATTGTAGAACTGCTAAATTTAAATATAATTGGGAAAATGAACAGGTTAATTTCTTGAAAGTTTACCAAACACGAGCATTGGAGAGGTAG
- a CDS encoding glycosyltransferase family 4 protein produces the protein MSKRVLVISQNFYPEIGSAGNRIKNIYKLLKEEEYEVNVLTTDPMYPNKKIYSDNQFWDDDLIEEERDVTRIQVKNRKYSRSIMNRLWFYLEMALKMLLFILFDRRKYDVVFVTSPPIFIAVVGLVAKYHYRSKLILDIRDLWPESLKGVGVFNYPFVISLFSKLEKLLYIKSDQIIVNSRGFIDFIVENYNISLEKIHFMPNAAKEDEVSFQEAGQGKFKVIYAGNIGLAQDVNVLMEVAKQLNDYDIELNVMGYGFKKKEFIKFKDQHQLTNVNFIKPTTRKKCLDIISQHHIGLVTLNGKEVFETVLPGKIVDYMTRGIPIVAAVSGYAQEVIESKRVGIVSDSHDVDEVVRHILHLYTNPSLRKEMGSNGLRYVKEHFYWENNIHVLINLIENRKLATFKLNQVESGDKAEVL, from the coding sequence TTGTCAAAAAGAGTACTTGTGATTTCACAAAATTTCTATCCGGAAATTGGCAGTGCGGGTAATCGTATAAAAAATATCTATAAATTATTAAAAGAAGAAGAGTATGAAGTAAACGTCTTAACAACAGATCCGATGTATCCTAACAAAAAGATTTATAGTGACAATCAATTTTGGGATGATGATTTGATTGAGGAAGAACGTGATGTAACGCGCATCCAAGTGAAAAATCGCAAGTATTCTAGAAGTATTATGAATCGCTTGTGGTTTTATTTAGAAATGGCCTTGAAGATGCTTTTATTTATCCTTTTTGATCGAAGAAAATATGATGTGGTATTCGTGACGTCTCCGCCCATTTTTATTGCGGTGGTAGGATTAGTAGCAAAATACCATTATCGTAGTAAGCTAATCTTAGATATCAGAGACTTGTGGCCAGAATCGTTAAAAGGCGTAGGGGTATTTAATTATCCGTTTGTTATATCACTCTTTAGTAAGCTTGAAAAGCTGCTATATATTAAATCAGACCAAATTATTGTCAACAGTAGAGGGTTTATTGACTTTATTGTTGAGAACTATAATATCTCATTAGAAAAAATACATTTTATGCCCAACGCTGCTAAGGAAGATGAAGTATCATTTCAAGAGGCAGGTCAAGGCAAGTTTAAGGTAATTTATGCGGGGAATATTGGTTTAGCTCAAGACGTAAACGTTCTAATGGAAGTGGCCAAGCAATTAAATGACTATGACATTGAACTAAATGTGATGGGATACGGCTTTAAAAAGAAAGAATTTATCAAGTTTAAAGATCAACATCAGTTAACTAACGTTAACTTCATTAAGCCAACGACTAGAAAGAAGTGTCTAGATATTATTTCTCAACATCATATTGGGTTAGTAACGCTGAACGGTAAAGAAGTATTTGAAACGGTTTTGCCAGGTAAAATTGTTGATTATATGACTCGAGGCATACCAATTGTTGCTGCTGTGTCCGGATATGCTCAAGAAGTTATTGAATCAAAACGAGTGGGAATTGTTTCGGATTCTCACGACGTCGATGAAGTGGTACGTCACATTTTACATCTGTACACTAATCCGTCTTTGCGTAAAGAGATGGGGAGTAATGGTTTGCGATATGTGAAAGAACACTTCTATTGGGAAAACAATATTCATGTGTTAATTAACTTAATTGAAAATCGTAAGTTAGCAACCTTTAAATTAAACCAAGTAGAATCAGGAGATAAAGCTGAAGTACTATGA
- a CDS encoding CpsD/CapB family tyrosine-protein kinase — MRSLISHKKPKSPISEQYRTIRTNIQFSSIDGEMRSVMVTSTLASEGKSTTAANLAVVFAQQGKRVLLVDADMRKPSVQYTFQLENHIGLTNVLAKQTNLASGIQESHVDNLWVLTSGPIPPNPSELLASQAMESLIQEMYKQFDMVIFDTPPVLPVTDSHILANKCEGILLVVRSRQTEREAVLKAKDILQKQKGKLLGVVLNGRPQEEGNYYYYYGSGQ, encoded by the coding sequence ATACGTAGCTTAATCTCTCATAAAAAGCCGAAATCACCGATAAGTGAGCAGTATCGTACAATTCGAACAAATATTCAATTTTCAAGTATTGACGGCGAAATGCGCTCTGTTATGGTAACGTCAACTCTAGCATCGGAAGGGAAATCTACAACGGCTGCGAACTTAGCTGTTGTTTTTGCCCAGCAAGGAAAGAGAGTATTGCTTGTAGATGCAGATATGCGTAAACCTAGCGTACAGTATACGTTTCAGTTAGAAAATCATATTGGCTTGACTAACGTTCTAGCAAAGCAAACAAATCTAGCATCTGGTATCCAAGAGTCTCATGTGGACAACCTATGGGTGCTAACTAGTGGACCAATTCCGCCTAACCCATCTGAGTTGTTAGCTTCACAAGCGATGGAAAGCTTAATTCAAGAGATGTATAAGCAATTTGATATGGTGATCTTTGATACACCACCAGTGTTACCCGTTACGGATTCTCATATTTTAGCTAATAAATGTGAGGGGATTTTACTTGTTGTTCGCAGTAGACAAACAGAACGTGAAGCTGTGTTAAAAGCAAAAGATATTTTGCAGAAGCAAAAAGGTAAGCTGTTGGGTGTTGTACTAAATGGCAGACCACAAGAAGAAGGTAATTATTACTATTACTATGGTTCTGGTCAATAA
- a CDS encoding Wzz/FepE/Etk N-terminal domain-containing protein has translation MEETIDLRQLFGTLKKRLWLIALITIIAAMISGIVSFFVLTPVYQARTQILVNQESSEQQPLNAYTIQTNIQLISTYNEIITSPVILEDVVKKLNLNVTAKQLSGQVQVTNSQDSQVAHIVVQDTDAKRATDIANTTADVFQEKISSIMSIDNVSILSKAELADSLNPIKPAPLMNIAIAIVVGLMLGVGLAFLLEYLDNTIKTEQDVETILDLPVIGSISVIKDRELEGTRVTPTGANHAVRGETYGG, from the coding sequence ATGGAAGAGACAATTGATTTACGACAGTTGTTCGGTACGTTAAAGAAACGTCTTTGGCTTATTGCGCTCATTACAATTATCGCAGCGATGATAAGCGGTATCGTTAGTTTCTTTGTGTTAACGCCTGTCTATCAAGCAAGAACGCAAATTCTTGTGAATCAAGAAAGTTCAGAACAGCAGCCCCTTAATGCATACACGATACAAACAAACATTCAGTTAATTAGTACGTACAACGAGATCATTACAAGTCCTGTTATTTTAGAGGATGTTGTTAAAAAGCTTAATTTAAACGTAACGGCTAAGCAGCTAAGCGGCCAAGTACAAGTAACGAACTCCCAGGATTCTCAAGTAGCGCATATCGTCGTACAAGACACGGACGCGAAGCGCGCAACGGATATTGCCAACACGACGGCAGATGTGTTCCAAGAGAAAATTTCTAGCATTATGAGCATTGATAACGTTAGTATTCTATCAAAAGCAGAGTTAGCTGACAGCTTAAACCCAATTAAGCCTGCGCCATTAATGAATATTGCGATTGCGATTGTAGTTGGGCTTATGCTTGGTGTTGGTTTAGCTTTCTTATTAGAATACCTGGATAATACAATCAAGACCGAGCAAGATGTAGAAACGATATTGGATCTTCCAGTTATCGGCTCCATTTCAGTAATTAAAGACCGCGAACTTGAAGGAACTCGAGTAACACCAACAGGCGCAAATCATGCGGTGAGAGGAGAGACATACGGTGGGTAA